A genomic stretch from Setaria viridis chromosome 1, Setaria_viridis_v4.0, whole genome shotgun sequence includes:
- the LOC117841631 gene encoding uncharacterized protein codes for MEPPPPPPPATPSAAVRVLSRNPLPASPNPSSAPSAVPGAGAASHDGVVAVGFVGAAGTACLADRILDAHVFSPGGSARSLAGSVRYHRDGDKRMVFLHLTHPPTPMETGGIGGAGELPEMLFMFSVCHIVIFLQEGFRFDTQTLKKFRLLQSSKHAFAPFVKSLLAAAMPAKTVASDTPTRATHRASSISPPARRGGHSGRQSSAISLMSGTTSNPSVLPGQCIPVLLFVFEDDTVDVSSAATSLDDIGDTFSSNQGSTSDGSSKQSSASKGSGSVVMLARAANKSESSSGKKLHSSLEGQIRVLLKKCRVLAGMEPGHIGPRGVNNMSHHVPLFSLDTSRVVALLERSINKKQEPLDIIAGLFEDSFSSKSPLDILSLENNYHPTNHDDSQLIKDFIFRQSDALRGRGGYSSNATAGSVAGVGMVAAAAAAAAVSAAAGKPVNAPDLPSFDKWLSISTSILTALLSGRNTLSGLSESKTHTSPGEKNDQLPAGGSNAIDITLSCLESNNGLNMKFSSSWCQRVLPAAKEMYLKGLPAFYPTSTHEVQLQKALRSFCSMVKGPAVRVFSKKLEDECRTIWESGRQQCDAVSLTGRPCKHRRHVDFSSSDAVEQHSSGYVFLHACACGRSRRLRDDPFDFQTANVSFNCFSNCEDLLPTLVLPRGRDAGSFSVSSWRLVRLGGARYYKPTKGLLQSGFSPKERYLLRWMISVGKGQVRNGNRSNTVTSSTRSSTNPQTPPVVTGEVKSAVTQVTPQIKSAKLENTGKQPEMESMSNSGINFGKGLPNFTMKKPFAEVVAGTTTKDSEFPALQQMRPPKPGGRKDERQMNIADQTNGRGHVALSQVPLAESEPAKVSRNKSSESADGRPFFQIGSNIGPVIVGNETRETNQPIQQFVVYVGFEHECPYGHRFLLSEKHMKEIDSSCLQYQRPYVNKEAESKHAQKLLLNASSLTASTVDINNGRKNSKPLELSGRNSQQQSMQIRVNAETSQPSPWLSDLQNDKRGEHYFRSIAVDDGGEAFSLMNRNLPIYMHCPHCKMSERKEHQDVKFAGAVSQLQRIFIVTPDFPVLLASCPLVQFEGSCLPSNVSDHEREGLFSIGCRVILPPESFLTMRLPFVYSVETKEGSTFPLKHFEQQPELTAWLVGGTALQIVSIGNTTEKETIMK; via the exons atggagccgccgcctcctcctcctccggcgaccccatccgccgccgtccgcgtccTCTCCCGAAATCCTCTGCCAGCCTCCCCGAACCCCTCCTCCGCGCCCTCCGCCgttcccggcgccggcgcggcctcccacgacggcgtcgtcgccgtcggctTCGTGGGCGCCGCGGGGACCGCCTGCCTCGCGGACCGGATCCTCGACGCCCACGTCTTCTCCCCGGGCGGCTCGGCGCGGAGCCTCGCCGGGAGCGTCAGGTACCACCGCGACGGCGACAAGAGGATGGTGTTCCTGCACCTCACGCATCCGCCCACACCGATGGAGACGGGAGGAAttggcggcgccggggagctGCCGGAGATGCTCTTCATGTTCTCT GTCTGCCACATAGTTATATTTCTGCAAGAAGGCTTCAGATTTGACACACAAACCTTAAAGAAATTCCGGCTGCTGCAATCTTCAAAGCATGCTTTCGCTCCATTCGTGAAGTCACTGCTAGCAGCTGCAATGCCTGCCAAAACTGTTGCCTCTGACACCCCAACACGAGCAACCCACAGGGCTTCCTCCATCTCCCCTCCAGCACGTCGTGGAGGTCACTCTGGTCGTCAGTCCTCAGCCATCTCACTTATGTCCGGAACCACTTCAAATCCTTCTGTATTGCCAGGCCAATGCATTCCTGTATTGCTCTTTGTCTTTGAGGATGATACTGTTGATGTTTCAAGTGCTGCCACAAGTTTAGATGATATCGGTGACACATTTTCATCAAATCAGGGTTCTACCTCTGATGGATCATCAAAACAAAGCTCAGCTTCAAAAGGTTCTGGTTCAGTGGTTATGCTTGCCCGGGCAGCAAACAAATCTGAGAGTAGTTCAGGCAAAAAGTTGCATTCCTCATTAGAGGGACAGATTCGTGTCTTGCTCAAGAAGTGTAGGGTGCTTGCTGGCATGGAGCCAGGACATATTGGTCCGAGGGGTGTAAATAACATGAGTCATCATGTACCCTTGTTCTCACTTGATACCTCGAGGGTTGTTGCACTGTTGGAACGGTCTATCAATAAGAAACAAGAGCCACTAGACATCATTGCAGGATTGTTTGAAGATTCTTTCAGCTCCAAATCACCACTGGATATTCTTTCACTGGAAAACAACTACCACCCAACAAACCATGATGACTCTCAGTTAATCAAGGACTTTATATTCCGGCAGTCTGATGCactgagagggagagggggataTTCAAGCAATGCGACTGCCGGGTCTGTTGCTGGTGTTGGCATGgtggctgctgcagcagcagcagcagcagtgtcAGCTGCAGCTGGGAAACCAGTTAATGCTCCTGATCTCCCTAGTTTTGATAAATGGCTATCCATAAGTACCTCTATTCTCACTGCTCTGCTTAGTGGAAGAAATACACTGAGTGGTTTGTCTGAAAGCAAGACTCATACAAGTCCTGGTGAGAAAAATGACCAACTTCCCGCTGGAGGATCTAATGCTATTGACATCACATTATCTTGCTTGGAAAGCAATAATGGGTTGAACATGAAATTTTCTTCATCATGGTGCCAAAGGGTGCTTCCAGCTGCTAAGGAGATGTACCTGAAAGGTTTACCTGCCTTTTACCCCACCAGCACACATGAAGTGCAGCTACAGAAGGCATTGCGATCCTTTTGCTCAATGGTTAAAGGACCAGCCGTCAGGGTATTCTCAAAGAAGCTGGAAGATGAGTGCCGGACAATATGGGAATCTGGAAGGCAGCAATGTGATGCTGTTAGTCTAACTGGCAGACCATGCAAGCACCGGAGGCATGTCGATTTCTCTTCATCAGATGCAGTAGAGCAACATTCTAGTGGATATGTCTTCCTCCATGCGTGTGCCTGTGGCCGGTCACGTCGCCTTAGAGATGATCCTTTTGACTTTCAGACAGCCAACGTGTCTTTTAATTGTTTCTCTAATTGCGAAGATCTACTGCCTACGCTTGTGCTTCCAAGAGGTCGCGATGCTGGCTCGTTTTCAGTATCCTCTTGGCGTTTGGTGCGACTCGGAGGAGCAAGATATTACAAGCCAACAAAAGGGTTGCTCCAAAGTGGCTTTAGCCCCAAAGAGAGGTATCTTTTAAGGTGGATGATATCTGTTGGTAAGGGACAAGTTAGAAATGGCAATCGTTCTAATACTGTTACTTCATCCACAAGATCTAGTACTAACCCTCAGACTCCCCCAGTAGTCACTGGTGAAGTGAAATCTGCTGTAACCCAAGTTACACCACAAATTAAATCTGCAAAGCTTGAAAATACTGGAAAACAACCTGAAATGGAATCAATGAGCAACTCTGGTATTAATTTTGGTAAAGGTCTTCCAAATTTTACTATGAAAAAGCCCTTTGCTGAAGTTGTTGCTGGCACCACCACAAAAGATTCTGAGTTTCCTGCTCTTCAACAAATGAGGCCACCAAAACCTGGTGGTCGAAAAGATGAGCGGCAAATGAATATAGCAGATCAGACTAATGGCCGAGGTCACGTGGCTCTCAGCCAAGTGCCTCTAGCTGAAAGTGAACCTGCAAAAGTGAGCAGAAACAAGAGCAGTGAAAGTGCTGATGGGAGGCCCTTTTTTCAGATAGGGAGCAATATAGGACCTGTGATTGTTGGAAATGAGACTAGAGAAACTAATCAACCGATACAGCAGTTTGTTGTGTATGTTGGATTTGAGCATGAGTGTCCCTATGGGCATCGTTTCTTACTGTCAGAGAAACATATGAAGGAGATTGATTCTTCCTGTTTGCAGTATCAAAGACCATATGTAAACAAAGAAGCAGAAAGCAAGCATGCACAAAAGCTGCTCCTAAATGCTTCCAGTTTGACAGCATCTACAGTGGACATAAACAATGGACGAAAAAACAGCAAGCCACTAGAATTATCAGGGAGAAATAGCCAGCAGCAATCAATGCAAATAAGGGTTAATGCAGAGACCTCACAGCCTTCTCCTTGGCTTTCAGATCTACAGAATGACAAAAGGGGGGAGCATTATTTTCGAAGCATTGCAGTTGATGATGGTGGAGAAGCATTTTCACTCATGAATAGAAACTTGCCAATATATATGCACTGTCCACATTGTAAGATGTCAGAAAGGAAGGAACACCAAGATGTAAAGTTTGCTGGTGCTGTGTCACAACTTCAACGGATTTTTATT GTGACACCTGATTTCCCTGTCCTGTTGGCAAGCTGCCCACTTGTACAGTTTGAG GGGTCATGTTTACCATCAAATGTCTCTGATCATGAGCGAGAAGGATTATTCAGTATTGGTTGTCGAGTTATCCTCCCGCCTGAGAGCTTTCTTACTATGAGGCTTCCGTTTGTCTATAGTGTTGAGACAAAAGAGGGAAGTACATTTCCCCTCAAACACTTTGAGCAACAACCAGAGCTCACAGCGTGGCTGGTTGGAGGCACAGCTTTGCAAATTGTATCGATAGGGAACACCACTGAGAAAGAAACCATTATGAAGTGA
- the LOC117841633 gene encoding zinc finger protein ZAT5, with product MHTPEAVEAPPPLLVMPTSSTEHSAGELDRHHPQPPLTVVKRKRTKRPRHHPPASSSASSSESTTTEEEDMAHCLILLAQGAGGGSSGAHAAVDSKHSPSLSPPPAAAPPAPAKSERYTSRKYTEAVTTADGVKAGFYVYECKTCNKCFPTFQALGGHRASHKKPRIAGTDDEIVLTTTTTTTTIKQQQKPPMMATASPAPAPAPLLQPQTTIDVAVFPDVTTALSLNSVAMTTTTKLRVHECSICGAEFASGQALGGHMRRHRPLNAPERAVTAIAAAADTTKKEAGSAGINLELDLNLPAPSDEEALSLPAAAPPAVVLGLGQFSNGNKGGLMLTASALVDCHY from the coding sequence ATGCATACaccggaggcggtggaggcgccgccgccgctcctcgtcaTGCCCACGTCCTCCACGGAGCACTCCGCCGGCGAGCTGGACAGGCACCACCCGCAGCCGCCCCTCACCGTCGTCAAGCGCAAGCGCACCAAGAGGCCGCGCCACCAcccgccggcgtcctcctccgcgtCGTCCTCCGAGAGCACAAccaccgaggaggaggacatggcgcactgcctcatcctcctcgcccagggagccggcggcggctcaTCAGGGGCCCACGCCGCCGTCGACTCCAAGCATTCGCCTTCGCTttcgccgcccccggccgccgccccgccggcgccggcgaagagCGAGAGGTACACCAGCCGCAAGTACACGGAAGCCGTGACTACGGCGGACGGCGTCAAAGCCGGCTTCTACGTGTACGAGTGCAAGACGTGCAACAAGTGCTTCCCCACCTTCCAGGCGCTCGGCGGCCACCGCGCGAGCCACAAGAAGCCGCGCATCGCCGGCACCGACGACGAGATCGtcctcaccaccaccaccaccaccaccaccataaagcagcagcagaagccaccGATGATGGCCacagcgtcgccggcgccggcgccggcgcctctcCTCCAGCCTCAGACGACGATCGACGTCGCCGTCTTCCCGGACGTGACCACCGCGCTGAGCCTCAACAGCGTCGCCATGACCACCACGACAAAGCTGCGGGTGCACGAGTGCTCGATATGCGGCGCCGAGTTCGCGTCGGGGCAGGCGCTGGGCGGCCACATGCGGCGCCACCGGCCGCTCAACGCGCCGGAGCGCGCGGTCAccgcgatcgccgccgccgcggacacCACCAAGAAAGAGGCGGGGAGCGCGGGCATCAACCTGGAGCTGGACCTCAACCTGCCGGCGCCGTCCGACGAGGAAGCCCtgtcgctgccggcggcggcgccaccggccgTCGTGCTCGGCCTCGGGCAGTTCAGCAACGGCAACAAGGGTGGCCTTATGCTGACAGCCTCAGCACTGGTGGATTGCCATTATTGA
- the LOC117856964 gene encoding LOW QUALITY PROTEIN: uncharacterized protein (The sequence of the model RefSeq protein was modified relative to this genomic sequence to represent the inferred CDS: inserted 1 base in 1 codon; substituted 1 base at 1 genomic stop codon) yields MAAPPQALTPTLHASFLCSLALVLLRAGRLSAASQIVSSFPASPPASLLRRLIPALASSGLAAAAVRFRPLPVDPHTLNSIILSYCNLRLLRPALSLLRSSSTPQSQVAVDTVSYNIFLAGLSEQGHGXEMCKRGVPFDGVTVNTVLVGLCRSGLVDEAARLTEMLVGGRGIGSLDVVGWNALIDGYCKVQDMAAALAVAERMRKQGVPLDVVRYNSLVAGFCHSGDASAAWDVVEAMKADGVEPNVVTYTGFIGEYCKRKGIEEAFNLYEGMVRLGVLPDVVTLSALVDGLCRDGRFSEAYALFREMDNIGAPPNHVTYCTLIDXLVKARRVKESFGLLGEMVSRGLVIDLVMYTAMMDCLGKEGEIEEVKDMLQHALLDNLTPNCVTYTVLIDAHCRTGNVDGAEQVLLQMEEKSVSPNVITFSSILNGLVKRGCLNKAADYMRKMKDSGIAPNVF; encoded by the exons ATGGCGGCCCCTCCTCAAGCCCTAACCCCCACCCTCCACGCATCCTTCCTGTGCTCCCTCGCGCTCGTCCTCCTCCGAGCCGGCCgcctctccgccgcctcccaaATCGTCTCGTCATTCCCCGCCTCCCCTCCCGCtagcctcctccgccgcctcatcCCTGCCCTTGCCTCCtcgggcctcgccgccgccgcagtccgcTTCCGCCCCCTTCCAGTTGACCCCCACACACTCAACTCGATCATCCTCTCCTACTGCAACCTCCGCTTGCTCCGCCCCGCACTGAGCCTCCTGCGTTCCTCCTCCACGCCCCAGTCTCAGGTTGCGGTTGATACCGTTAGCTACAACATATTCCTCGCTGGCCTCTCCGAGCAGGGCCACG AAGAGATGTGCAAGCGCGGCGTGCCCTTCGATGGGGTCACCGTCAACACGGTGCTCGTGGGGTTGTGTAGGAGCGGCCTGGTGGATGAAGCCGCGAGATTGACCGAGATGCTGGTCGGAGGCCGAGGAATCGGCAGCTTAGATGTGGTGGGATGGAATGCCCTCATTGATGGGTACTGTAAAGTCCAGGACATGGCCGCAGCATTGGCTGTGGCGGAGAGGATGAGGAAACAAGGGGTGCCGCTTGATGTCGTGAGGTACAATAGCTTAGTTGCTGGGTTTTGCCACTCCGGCGATGCTAGTGCTGCATGGGACGTGGTGGAGGCAATGAAGGCGGATGGCGTGGAGCCGAATGTGGTGACATACACTGGGTTCATTGGGGAGTATTGTAAGCGCAAGGGGATTGAGGAGGCATTCAATTTGTATGAGGGAATGGTGAGATTGGGTGTGCTGCCGGATGTGGTCACACTTAGTGCTCTTGTCGATGGCCTCTGCAGGGATGGCCGGTTCTCAGAAGCATATGCACTTTTCAGGGAGATGGACAACATTGGAGCTCCACCGAACCATGTCACATATTGTACACTTATCGATTGATTAGTGAAAGCACGGAGGGTCAAGGAATCTTTTGGTCTCTTGGGAGAGATGGTTTCAAGGGGTTTGGTCATTGATCTGGTCATGTATACAGCTATGATGGACTGTTTAGGTAAGGAAGGGGAGATTGAGGAAGTGAAGGACATGCTTCAGCATGCTCTATTGGATAATCTCACCCCCAATTGTGTTACTTACACTGTACTGATCGATGCACACTGCAGAACAGGCAATGTCGACGGGGCAGAGCAGGTGCTGTTGCAAATGGAGGAGAAATCTGTTAGCCCAAATGTTATTACATTCTCATCAATCCTCAATGGTCTTGTTAAAAGAGGATGCCTCAATAAAGCAGCTGATTATATGAGGAAGATGAAGGACAGTGGGATTGCTCCTAATGTATTTTGA
- the LOC117841635 gene encoding AT-hook motif nuclear-localized protein 1: protein MQQLASLGKWFLGSVGTGFTPHVIIIQPGEDVAARIMAFSQQGPRAVCIISATGAVSTATLHQDSDSGGVVTYEGRFEILCLSGSYLVLDDGGTRTRSGGLCIALCGPDHRVMGGSVGGVLTAGTVQVIVGSLMYGGSKKNKAKAELDMEHEEVNAGEAAMALPEHNMPRHAMSGWASWHDEADGLEDLKHRYQLDP, encoded by the exons ATGCAACAGTTGGCTTCGCTTG GAAAGTGGTTTCTTGGCTCTGTTGGAACAGGTTTTACTCCTCATGTGATTATTATTCAACCAGGAGAG GATGTTGCTGCCAGGATAATGGCCTTTTCACAACAAGGCCCAAGGGCAGTGTGCATCATTTCAGCAACTGGAGCTGTTTCTACAGCAACCCTTCATCAGGATTCAGACTCTGGTGGTGTGGTTACATATGAG GGTCGATTTGAGATCCTGTGCCTTTCTGGGTCATACTTGGTGCTGGATGATGGTGGCACCCGGACCCGAAGTGGAGGGCTATGCATAGCTTTATGTGGCCCTGACCACAGGGTTATGGGTGGCAGTGTAGGTGGAGTCCTGACAGCTGGGACAGTTCAG GTGATAGTGGGGAGCCTCATGTATGGCGGTTCGAAGAAAAACAAAGCTAAAGCCGAGCTAGACATGGAGCACGAGGAGGTGAATGCTGGCGAGGCTGCAATGGCGTTGCCAGAGCACAACATGCCCCGTCACGCGATGAGCGGATGGGCCTCCTGGCATGATGAGGCAGATGGACTTGAGGACCTCAAACATCGATATCAACTCGATCCGTGA
- the LOC117841634 gene encoding uncharacterized protein gives MVCVACLLPLFLIPVVNALPYLFDLILRKVYRLFGWEYRRPERAPPACPYKPAAQKNDEGASESKPLVEPHGAAAEDKKEE, from the exons ATG GTCTGCGTCGCGTGCCTGCTGCCCCTCTTCCTGATCCCGGTGGTCAACGCCCTCCCCTACCTCTTCGATCTCATCCTC AGAAAGGTGTATCGGCTATTTGGATGGGAATACAGGAGACCTGAGAGAGCCCCACCTGCCTGTCCTTACAAacctgctgctcagaagaacgATGAA GGTGCGAGTGAATCAAAACCCCTGGTTGAACCCCACGGTGCTGCTGCAGAAGATAAAAAAGAGGAATAA